A region from the Lolium perenne isolate Kyuss_39 chromosome 4, Kyuss_2.0, whole genome shotgun sequence genome encodes:
- the LOC127297338 gene encoding uncharacterized protein, producing the protein MGLPCPWRPPLRSRFVFRWSLMWLRRVLRILPAGGEAFSSKSAVRRSSDTAATSNAIATLVAAAGGGGVGISSLEADLDRLDPPLSDAVVSDTLRALTERGVPACRFFAWLSQHRGVSPSARAHNLLVENAGRLADYPAMARALARVSERRLSLTEQAFAFLRASSSGSSVDGAAKATLQTLDATGGPCRASGVFSLVKALASAGEFDAAVWVIEETARRASYYNVLLAAKCRAGDFQGAREVFDEMRKGKCDPNSNSWNYLLGCLLKNGRATEACDLVEAMERPEHDGVPNSLTYEILACHACKAGKMDSARRILDQMFLEKLTPRITIHTAFIKGYFCTGRMEDACEYVRAMSTRDRCSVNRNYSLLAKLFRKSGRTVEAGRVLYELMMMGLRPDHSSYVKVAKDLHKMGRGDLAAELKTLYQGFVVQTGLER; encoded by the coding sequence ATGGGACTTCCTTGTCCTTGGCGGCCGCCACTTCGCTCTCGGTTCGTTTTCCGCTGGTCTCTCATGTGGCTCCGCCGTGTCCTCCGCATCCTTCCCGCCGGCGGCGAAGCCTTCTCCTCGAAATCCGCGGTTCGACGCAGCAGCGACACCGCCGCCACGTCAAATGCGATCGCTACCCTCGTCGCCGCGGCCGGTGGCGGCGGTGTCGGGATCAGCAGCCTGGAGGCCGACCTCGACCGCCTCGACCCGCCCCTCTCGGACGCCGTCGTGTCGGACACCCTCCGGGCGCTCACGGAGCGCGGCGTCCCCGCGTGCCGCTTCTTCGCCTGGCTCTCCCAGCACAGAGGCGTCTCCCCGAGCGCCCGCGCCCACAACCTGCTCGTCGAGAACGCCGGCAGGCTGGCCGACTACCCGGCCATGGCCCGCGCCCTCGCGCGTGTCTCGGAGCGGCGCCTCTCCCTCACCGAGCAGGCGTTCGCGTTCCTGAGGGCGTCCTCCTCCGGGAGCAGCGTGGATGGCGCGGCGAAGGCGACCCTACAAACCTTGGACGCCACCGGCGGGCCGTGCCGCGCGTCCGGCGTGTTCTCGCTGGTCAAGGCCCTGGCATCGGCCGGCGAGTTCGACGCGGCCGTGTGGGTGATCGAGGAGACGGCGAGGAGGGCGAGCTACTACAACGTCCTCCTGGCTGCCAAGTGCAGGGCCGGAGATTTCCAGGGCGCCCGAGAGGTGTTCGACGAAATGAGGAAGGGGAAATGCGACCCAAATTCCAACTCCTGGAACTACCTCCTCGGGTGCCTGCTCAAGAACGGAAGGGCCACCGAAGCGTGCGACCTCGTCGAGGCCATGGAAAGGCCTGAACACGACGGTGTCCCGAACTCGCTGACTTACGAGATCCTCGCGTGCCACGCCTGTAAAGCGGGAAAGATGGATTCGGCGAGGCGGATTCTCGACCAGATGTTCTTGGAAAAGCTGACGCCAAGGATTACAATTCACACTGCCTTCATCAAAGGGTACTTCTGTACCGGGAGAATGGAAGATGCTTGCGAGTATGTCAGGGCTATGAGCACCAGGGACAGGTGCTCTGTCAACAGGAACTACAGCTTGCTCGCCAAGCTGTTCCGGAAGTCAGGTAGGACCGTCGAGGCTGGAAGGGTCCTGTACGAGTTGATGATGATGGGTCTCAGGCCTGACCATTCTTCTTATGTTAAGGTGGCAAAAGATTTGCATAAGATGGGCAGGGGAGACCTGGCTGCTGAATTGAAGACCTTGTATCAGGGGTTTGTTGTACAGACAGGTTTGGAGCGCTGA